A genomic segment from Spinacia oleracea cultivar Varoflay chromosome 3, BTI_SOV_V1, whole genome shotgun sequence encodes:
- the LOC130469214 gene encoding uncharacterized protein, which produces MTVSILLNSLHSGFGRFKQLYLSEPREETVAEFVHLVRKAEIILDCEAKDLLKARGRPFKKSGKSKGNAKSKQDKSTSSCLYCNGIGHYKRECSKLKEDQKNGTVVPSSGTKKK; this is translated from the exons atgacagtctctatcttgctcaattcactacacagtgggtttggtcgcttcaagcaactatacctaagtgaaccaagagaagaaacagttgcagaatttgttcaccttgtcagaaaggctgagataatactggactgtgaagccaaagatttactcaaggctagagggagaccgttcaagaaaagtggaaagtccaagggcaatgctaaatcaaagcaggacaagtccacatcaagctgtctttattgtaatggaataggccattacaaaagagaatgttcaaagctaaaggaagatcagaagaacggaacagtcgttccatcttcag ggactaagaagaagtag